From one Rhizobium sp. CIAT894 genomic stretch:
- a CDS encoding MDR family MFS transporter, which produces MATLQIAANSNSRPAAAAPAQSAAISPLRMWTAVIGSTLGAFMAVLNIQIVNASLADIQGAIGAGTDDGGWISTSYLIAEIVVIPLSAWLARVFSLRNYLLANAILFLVFSVACAFAANLQQMIILRAIQGFSGGVLIPMAFTIIITLLPKAKQPIGLALFALSATFAPAIGPTIGGYLTENWGWEYIFYVNLVPGALMVGMLFASLDRAPMNLRLLAKGDWPGIVTMAIGLAALQTVLEEGNKEDWFGSDFILRLSVVAAVSLTLFIVIELKTAHPLLNLRLLVRRNFGFGIAANFLLGIALYGSVFVLPIYLTRIQGYNSEQIGMVLAWTGIPQLLLIPLVPRLMKRFDVRLLIAVGFALFAASNFMNVHMTGDYASDQLFWPNIVRAIGQALVFTPLSAIATAGIEQENAGSASALFNMMRNLGGAVGIASLQTFLSKREQFHSNILTNSVSVFEEATRDRIARLTAYFMSHGVSDQALAGHKAIVAIALKIRKQANIMAFSDTFFLLGVALVVALLASLLLKKPGQISGGGAH; this is translated from the coding sequence ATGGCCACTCTTCAGATCGCTGCAAACAGCAACTCGCGTCCCGCCGCGGCGGCGCCCGCCCAATCCGCCGCCATCAGCCCGCTGCGCATGTGGACAGCCGTCATCGGCTCCACGCTCGGCGCCTTCATGGCGGTCCTCAATATCCAGATCGTCAACGCCTCGCTTGCCGATATCCAGGGCGCCATCGGCGCCGGCACGGATGACGGCGGCTGGATCTCGACCTCCTATCTGATCGCCGAGATCGTCGTCATTCCGCTCAGCGCCTGGCTGGCGCGGGTCTTTTCTCTCCGCAACTATCTGCTCGCCAACGCCATCCTCTTCCTCGTCTTTTCGGTCGCCTGTGCTTTTGCCGCCAATCTGCAGCAGATGATCATCCTGCGCGCCATTCAGGGCTTTTCCGGCGGCGTGCTGATCCCGATGGCCTTCACCATCATCATCACGCTGCTGCCCAAGGCCAAGCAGCCGATCGGCCTTGCCCTCTTTGCCCTGTCGGCCACCTTCGCGCCGGCCATCGGCCCGACGATCGGCGGTTATCTCACCGAGAACTGGGGCTGGGAATATATCTTCTACGTCAATCTGGTGCCGGGCGCGCTGATGGTCGGCATGCTCTTTGCCTCGCTCGACCGGGCGCCGATGAACCTGAGGCTGCTTGCCAAGGGCGACTGGCCTGGAATCGTCACCATGGCGATCGGCCTGGCAGCACTTCAGACCGTGCTGGAAGAGGGTAACAAGGAAGACTGGTTCGGCTCGGATTTCATCCTCCGCCTGTCTGTTGTCGCCGCCGTCTCGCTGACCTTGTTCATCGTCATCGAGCTGAAGACCGCCCATCCGCTGCTGAACCTGCGACTGCTGGTGCGGCGCAATTTCGGCTTCGGCATCGCAGCGAACTTCCTGCTCGGCATTGCGCTTTACGGGTCGGTCTTCGTGCTGCCGATCTATCTCACCCGCATCCAGGGCTATAATTCCGAGCAGATCGGCATGGTTCTGGCCTGGACCGGCATTCCGCAGCTGCTGCTGATCCCGCTGGTGCCGCGCCTGATGAAGCGTTTCGACGTCCGCCTGCTGATCGCCGTCGGTTTTGCGCTCTTTGCCGCCTCGAATTTCATGAATGTGCATATGACCGGCGATTATGCGAGCGACCAGCTGTTCTGGCCGAACATCGTCCGCGCCATCGGCCAGGCGCTGGTCTTCACGCCGCTCTCGGCGATCGCCACGGCGGGCATCGAGCAGGAGAATGCGGGTTCGGCGTCCGCCCTCTTCAACATGATGCGCAATCTCGGCGGCGCCGTCGGCATCGCCTCGCTGCAGACCTTCCTGTCGAAGCGCGAACAGTTCCACTCGAATATCCTGACCAATTCGGTCTCGGTTTTCGAGGAAGCCACGCGCGATCGCATTGCCAGGCTGACGGCCTATTTCATGAGCCACGGTGTCAGCGATCAGGCGCTCGCCGGCCACAAGGCCATCGTCGCCATCGCGCTCAAAATCCGTAAACAGGCCAATATCATGGCCTTCAGCGACACCTTCTTCCTGCTCGGCGTCGCCCTCGTCGTTGCCCTGCTCGCAAGCCTGCTTCTCAAAAAGCCCGGTCAAATCTCCGGCGGCGGCGCCCATTAA
- a CDS encoding HlyD family secretion protein, whose translation MVELPRKDVFDTARQVDAAPAAEAPTAPVAEAPVVGVPAAEAQARTGRRTVKRAVIAAALLAGVVLSGDFGYRYWTVGRFIESTDDAYVKADYTTVAPKVAGYIKQVLVNDNDTVKAGQVLARIDDRDFQAALAQARADLKAAEAAITNIDAQIALQQSVIEQARATIGASQASLDFAVSDAARSARLITSGAGTQSRAEQTQSARDQAAAAVERDWAALVAAENKVPVLQTQREQTVAQRDRAAAAAQQAELNLSYTYIVAAVDGTVGARSIRVGQYVTSGTQLMAVVPLHAVYVVANFKETQLTYVRPGQPVEIKIDSFPDMSIKGHVDSVSPASGLEFSLLPPDNATGNFTKIVQRIPVKIVIDDEALSGLLRSGMSVEPEIDTKAAQTSAAEEGLSRHAG comes from the coding sequence ATGGTTGAGTTGCCCCGCAAGGACGTTTTCGACACCGCCCGGCAGGTTGATGCCGCACCTGCGGCCGAAGCGCCGACCGCCCCGGTGGCAGAAGCGCCCGTCGTCGGGGTCCCGGCCGCGGAAGCCCAGGCAAGGACCGGCCGCAGGACCGTCAAGCGTGCGGTCATTGCCGCAGCACTGCTTGCCGGCGTCGTCCTGTCGGGCGATTTCGGCTATCGCTATTGGACGGTCGGCCGCTTCATCGAATCCACCGACGATGCCTATGTGAAGGCCGATTACACCACGGTCGCCCCGAAGGTTGCCGGCTATATCAAGCAGGTACTGGTCAACGACAATGATACGGTCAAAGCAGGCCAGGTTCTCGCCCGCATCGACGACCGCGATTTCCAGGCAGCCCTTGCGCAGGCGAGGGCCGATCTCAAGGCGGCGGAAGCCGCCATCACCAATATCGACGCTCAGATCGCCCTGCAGCAGTCGGTGATCGAGCAGGCGAGGGCGACGATCGGTGCCTCGCAGGCCTCGCTGGATTTTGCCGTTTCCGATGCCGCCCGCTCGGCCCGGCTCATCACCAGCGGCGCCGGCACGCAATCCCGTGCCGAACAGACTCAGTCGGCCCGCGACCAGGCCGCCGCCGCCGTCGAGCGCGACTGGGCAGCCCTTGTGGCGGCCGAGAATAAGGTGCCGGTTCTTCAGACCCAGCGCGAACAGACGGTTGCCCAGCGCGACCGCGCGGCAGCCGCCGCCCAGCAGGCCGAACTCAACCTCTCCTATACTTACATCGTCGCCGCCGTCGACGGCACGGTCGGCGCCCGCTCGATCCGCGTCGGCCAATACGTCACCTCGGGCACGCAGCTGATGGCGGTCGTGCCGCTGCATGCGGTCTATGTCGTCGCCAATTTCAAGGAAACGCAGCTGACTTATGTCCGTCCCGGCCAGCCGGTCGAGATCAAGATCGACAGCTTTCCCGATATGTCGATCAAGGGTCATGTCGACAGCGTTTCGCCGGCGAGCGGCCTCGAATTCTCGCTGCTGCCGCCGGACAATGCCACCGGCAATTTCACCAAGATCGTCCAGCGCATCCCCGTCAAGATCGTCATCGACGACGAGGCTCTGAGCGGCCTGTTGCGCTCCGGCATGTCGGTCGAACCCGAAATCGATACCAAGGCCGCGCAGACCTCTGCGGCCGAGGAAGGATTATCCCGGCACGCCGGATAA
- a CDS encoding adenylate/guanylate cyclase domain-containing protein: protein MTTAIPQPKAAGNAVSTGALLSVIEWLSGDECHALDEAGLVSGLGRRLQALGLPVDRLTLHLMTLHPELIGRTVAWAPGEPVEIHDREHGARVAISNTPLRKVMETREPLVVGISESAHGRWQHIDVFADRGLMQLVIAPLCNVDGPVSAAVFATRRPGGFTAAEQQLIERILPALRNASELRILRQVELSLLDTYIGPLTASRILAGRIRRDEVESMQAALLLCDLRGFTELSNRLPGSTVLGLLNAYFDRIVPAITREGGELLKFMGDAVLAFFPGYDATHSCGAALASARAILHEIDHFRYEGIGVKAGIALHYGEVSYGNIGSGLRLDFTLIGRDVNLVSRIQAACSELGEPLLMSAPFREEAGAGDTISAGAHRLKGFAEPAELFTIAR, encoded by the coding sequence ATGACGACTGCGATCCCTCAGCCAAAGGCGGCCGGCAATGCAGTCAGCACCGGCGCGCTGCTCTCGGTCATCGAATGGCTTTCCGGTGACGAATGCCACGCGCTCGACGAAGCAGGCCTCGTCTCCGGCCTCGGCCGCAGGCTTCAGGCCCTCGGCCTGCCGGTCGACCGGCTGACCCTGCATCTGATGACGCTGCATCCCGAGCTTATCGGCCGCACCGTCGCCTGGGCGCCGGGCGAGCCGGTGGAGATCCACGATCGGGAACACGGCGCCCGGGTCGCCATATCAAACACGCCGCTGCGCAAGGTGATGGAAACCCGCGAGCCGCTGGTCGTCGGCATCAGTGAAAGCGCCCATGGCCGCTGGCAGCATATCGATGTCTTTGCCGATCGCGGCCTGATGCAACTCGTGATCGCGCCGCTCTGCAATGTCGACGGCCCGGTCAGCGCCGCCGTCTTCGCCACCAGGCGGCCGGGCGGCTTCACGGCAGCCGAGCAGCAACTGATCGAGCGCATCCTGCCGGCGCTGCGCAACGCCAGCGAGCTGCGCATCCTGCGCCAGGTCGAGCTCAGCCTGCTCGATACCTATATCGGCCCGCTGACGGCAAGCCGGATTCTGGCCGGCCGCATCCGCCGGGACGAGGTAGAATCGATGCAGGCGGCCCTGCTGCTCTGCGATCTCAGAGGCTTCACCGAACTGTCGAACCGGCTGCCCGGCAGCACCGTGCTCGGCCTGCTCAATGCCTATTTCGACAGGATCGTCCCGGCGATCACCCGCGAGGGCGGCGAACTCTTGAAATTCATGGGCGATGCCGTGCTCGCCTTCTTCCCGGGTTACGATGCCACCCATTCCTGCGGCGCCGCTCTCGCCTCGGCCCGTGCCATCCTCCATGAGATCGATCATTTCCGGTATGAAGGCATCGGCGTGAAGGCCGGCATCGCCCTGCATTATGGTGAGGTCAGCTACGGCAATATCGGCTCCGGCCTCCGCCTCGACTTCACCCTGATCGGCCGCGACGTCAATCTCGTCAGCCGCATCCAGGCCGCCTGCAGCGAGTTGGGCGAGCCCTTGCTGATGTCGGCACCCTTCCGCGAAGAGGCCGGGGCAGGGGATACCATCTCCGCCGGGGCGCATCGGCTGAAGGGTTTTGCCGAGCCGGCGGAGTTGTTTACGATCGCAAGGTAG